The Dehalococcoidia bacterium genome window below encodes:
- a CDS encoding LuxR C-terminal-related transcriptional regulator produces MMRSAWPPQRIPAAIASADTSATELIVRPLPRCSESAVSGVYADARHAARGSIAPPRVEIVALEQGTDHEGIAIGLQLRRRAPDARIVLRTERGAPRFLAALPPEATAGWASLPKRLAGDGVTMERAVQSVASGLVVIDPAIVARPQPKREGLLAALTEHERKPPSLAAQGLSNAGIAQDLLLAEKSVENRLVAIDRKLELESSPADHNPRVRTVSPALQYSAFPHNPSAKKDL; encoded by the coding sequence ATGATGCGCTCCGCGTGGCCTCCGCAGCGGATCCCGGCGGCGATCGCCTCGGCCGACACGTCCGCGACCGAGCTGATTGTCCGCCCCCTCCCGCGCTGCTCCGAGAGCGCCGTCAGCGGCGTCTACGCCGACGCCCGGCACGCGGCGCGCGGCAGCATCGCGCCTCCGCGGGTCGAGATCGTTGCCCTCGAGCAGGGCACAGACCACGAGGGCATTGCGATTGGACTTCAGCTTCGCCGCCGCGCGCCGGACGCCAGGATTGTGCTCCGCACCGAGCGGGGCGCCCCGCGCTTCCTCGCCGCGCTGCCGCCCGAGGCAACCGCAGGATGGGCGTCCCTACCCAAGCGGCTCGCCGGCGACGGCGTGACGATGGAGCGCGCCGTTCAGAGCGTCGCCTCGGGGCTGGTCGTCATCGACCCCGCGATCGTTGCCCGCCCGCAGCCGAAGCGCGAGGGGCTGCTCGCCGCGCTCACCGAGCACGAGCGGAAGCCCCCCTCGCTCGCCGCCCAGGGACTGAGCAACGCCGGGATTGCGCAGGACCTTCTCCTCGCCGAGAAGTCGGTTGAAAACCGGCTCGTCGCGATCGACCGCAAGCTCGAACTCGAAAGCAGCCCCGCCGACCACAATCCGCGGGTGCGGACGGTCTCGCCCGCTCTCCAGTACAGCGCCTTCCCCCACAACCCGTCCGCCAAGAAGGACCTATGA
- a CDS encoding aminotransferase class V-fold PLP-dependent enzyme, with amino-acid sequence MTLTSDAAKLAAIREELPATTATVYLNAGTNGPLPRRAVQAMADWSEWELREGRVGPENLTRNLTIKQQLKEALAAFTNCAPEHLAITESTTSGVAAALGDFRFAPGDEIVTTDGEHGGVLIPLYFLERRSGVRVRLAPVGQRGGDITDAIASAATPRTRLVVVSHVSWSTGACYDIAALAAWCRERDLPLLVDGAQSVGAIPVDFAALDADYYAFSGQKWLLGPNGVGGLFVHPRRLAPRHPAGDRTLARYDDSVIMAGTRRFEIGGKVSAMAMAGSLAAVRWLLDDVGKEWLFERAGRLARRTAERLRAIPGVEVITPPEMGTMVCFRIGDGAQQDYLERCFAAGVRVRIVPEGGSPLDPQYLRLSVGFWNSDDDLDAAVSLVQQFAAA; translated from the coding sequence ATGACGCTCACGAGCGACGCCGCGAAGCTCGCCGCCATCCGCGAGGAACTGCCCGCGACCACCGCGACGGTCTATTTGAACGCCGGCACGAACGGCCCCCTCCCTCGCCGCGCTGTCCAAGCGATGGCCGACTGGAGCGAGTGGGAGCTGCGCGAAGGGCGCGTCGGCCCGGAGAACCTGACGCGCAACCTGACGATCAAGCAGCAGCTGAAAGAAGCGCTCGCCGCTTTCACCAACTGCGCGCCGGAGCACCTCGCCATCACCGAGAGCACAACGAGCGGCGTCGCGGCAGCGCTCGGCGATTTCCGCTTCGCGCCGGGCGACGAGATCGTCACGACCGACGGCGAGCACGGGGGCGTGCTCATCCCGCTCTATTTCCTCGAGCGGCGGAGCGGCGTCCGCGTCCGGCTTGCGCCGGTCGGCCAGCGGGGCGGCGATATCACCGACGCCATCGCGAGCGCGGCGACACCGCGAACGCGGCTGGTTGTCGTCTCCCACGTCTCGTGGTCGACGGGTGCCTGCTACGACATCGCCGCGCTGGCCGCATGGTGCCGGGAGCGCGACCTGCCGCTGCTGGTCGACGGCGCTCAGTCGGTCGGCGCCATCCCCGTCGACTTTGCCGCTCTGGACGCCGATTACTACGCCTTCTCGGGCCAGAAATGGCTGCTCGGGCCGAACGGCGTCGGCGGGCTGTTCGTCCATCCGCGCCGGCTCGCGCCGCGTCATCCTGCCGGCGACCGAACGCTCGCCCGCTACGACGACTCGGTCATCATGGCAGGAACGCGCCGCTTCGAAATCGGGGGCAAGGTGAGCGCGATGGCGATGGCGGGGTCGCTCGCGGCCGTGCGCTGGCTGCTTGACGACGTGGGGAAGGAGTGGCTGTTCGAGCGCGCTGGCCGGCTGGCACGCCGCACGGCCGAGCGCCTGCGCGCCATTCCCGGCGTTGAGGTGATCACGCCGCCCGAGATGGGCACGATGGTCTGCTTTCGCATCGGCGACGGCGCTCAGCAGGACTATCTCGAGCGCTGCTTTGCCGCCGGCGTCCGCGTCCGCATCGTTCCTGAGGGCGGCTCCCCCCTCGACCCGCAGTATCTCCGCCTCTCGGTCGGCTTCTGGAACAGCGACGACGACCTCGACGCTGCCGTCTCCCTCGTTCAGCAGTTCGCCGCTGCCTAG